In a single window of the Roseiconus lacunae genome:
- a CDS encoding alpha/beta fold hydrolase, which yields MSIHFVEYPCDGPTLLLLHGLTRCGRDWGTLVSGLSGR from the coding sequence ATGTCCATTCATTTTGTTGAATACCCCTGCGATGGACCGACGTTGCTATTGCTGCATGGCCTGACGCGTTGCGGGCGTGACTGGGGAACGCTTGTTTCTGGACTGAGCGGTCGATAA
- a CDS encoding alpha/beta fold hydrolase — protein sequence MVVIDHYLGHGQSAIGHEGYRVVDHARATAGFLRKELADQTLTMMGHSLGAMVALSRPSVP from the coding sequence GTGGTCGTGATCGATCACTACTTGGGGCACGGGCAATCGGCGATAGGGCACGAGGGCTACCGTGTTGTCGATCACGCGCGGGCAACAGCAGGTTTTCTACGCAAGGAACTCGCCGATCAGACACTGACGATGATGGGGCACTCGCTCGGAGCAATGGTCGCACTCTCTCGACCGTCCGTGCCTTGA